A part of Pectinatus sottacetonis genomic DNA contains:
- a CDS encoding UxaA family hydrolase — MDLKLALKVNDKDNVATIFANDIKAHMQVDVHDKKGADVLLTVNSDIPYGHKIALQDINKGELIIKYGEEIGMASQAIKKGDYVHVHNLESMRGRGDLQAGEK; from the coding sequence ATGGATTTAAAACTGGCATTGAAAGTAAATGATAAGGATAATGTAGCTACGATTTTTGCTAATGATATCAAGGCACATATGCAGGTGGATGTACATGACAAAAAGGGGGCAGATGTGCTATTGACGGTTAATTCGGATATTCCGTATGGACATAAAATTGCCTTGCAGGATATTAATAAAGGTGAATTAATTATAAAATATGGCGAAGAAATCGGGATGGCAAGCCAAGCTATAAAAAAGGGCGATTATGTGCATGTGCATAACTTGGAAAGTATGCGCGGCCGTGGAGATTTACAGGCAGGTGAAAAATAA
- the larB gene encoding nickel pincer cofactor biosynthesis protein LarB → MNTHELLLKVKSGEISLNEAEQFLRRQPFEDMGYAKLDTHRKLRSGFAEVIFCSGKSDEHLLNIFTKLYETEGEVLGTRATPQQYELISKKYSQVEYDPAARTIKIEKKAKKRYGRIVVCTAGTADISVAEEAAQTAEFFKSSVERIYDIGVSGLHRLLARLETIQSANCVVAVAGMEGALASVLGGLVDKPVIAVPTSIGYGANMHGLSALLTMINSCSNGVAVVNIDNGYGAGYLSAQINKLACKTL, encoded by the coding sequence ATGAATACACATGAATTATTACTTAAAGTAAAATCTGGCGAAATATCCCTAAACGAAGCTGAACAATTCTTACGCCGCCAACCTTTTGAAGATATGGGCTATGCCAAGCTTGATACCCACAGGAAACTACGCTCCGGCTTTGCCGAAGTCATTTTCTGCAGCGGTAAATCTGATGAACATCTATTAAACATATTTACAAAATTATATGAGACTGAGGGTGAAGTGTTAGGAACAAGAGCCACGCCTCAGCAATATGAACTGATCAGCAAAAAATATTCTCAGGTAGAATATGATCCGGCAGCCCGTACTATTAAAATAGAAAAAAAAGCGAAAAAAAGATATGGCCGAATCGTTGTATGCACCGCTGGGACCGCAGATATAAGTGTAGCTGAAGAAGCCGCCCAGACTGCCGAATTTTTTAAATCATCAGTCGAACGAATCTATGATATCGGTGTATCAGGACTACATAGACTGCTGGCCCGGCTGGAAACAATCCAGTCAGCCAATTGTGTAGTTGCCGTAGCCGGTATGGAAGGAGCATTAGCTAGTGTTCTCGGTGGACTGGTTGACAAACCTGTTATAGCTGTACCGACTTCTATAGGCTATGGTGCCAATATGCACGGCCTATCTGCCTTACTTACCATGATAAACTCTTGTTCCAATGGTGTAGCTGTTGTTAATATAGATAATGGCTATGGAGCCGGTTATCTATCTGCCCAGATAAACAAATTGGCCTGTAAAACATTATAA
- the miaB gene encoding tRNA (N6-isopentenyl adenosine(37)-C2)-methylthiotransferase MiaB, translating into MKHNKYKILTYGCQMNESDSMRMGTQLEQLGFKECSSMEQADIILLNTCCVRESAENKIYGKIGEIKHLKQDNPEIIFGVVGCMAQKEGEKLFKRAPHIDFVLGTNKIHELNNVINEIKMSRHHLTELAPSDGGTPEEVLPPDRGDLSVWVPITYGCNNFCTYCIVPYVRGREHSRPMQAVIDEVKNYSKNGVKEITLLGQNVNSYGKDLVNVDFADLLYNLDKIDGIERIRYMTSHPRDLNDKVIDTIKNSRHVCTHFHLPVQHGSDRILKAMNRGYTIEYYRELVEKVRTAVPDCSLTTDIIVGFPGETEEDFSQMLNFIKDIRYDAAYTFLYSKRSGTPAATMDNQVAEDVKKQRLNKLMSVQNNISLSINETFVGKCVEVMVEGPSRTDANVYTGRTSTNKIVLWQKEGQEKQGDLLTVKITHPQTWILKGEAQYDKQ; encoded by the coding sequence ATGAAACATAATAAATATAAGATTTTAACTTATGGTTGTCAAATGAATGAAAGTGATTCTATGCGAATGGGAACCCAGCTTGAGCAGCTTGGTTTTAAAGAATGTTCATCTATGGAACAGGCGGATATAATTTTATTGAATACATGCTGTGTGCGCGAAAGTGCGGAAAATAAGATTTATGGTAAAATAGGAGAAATAAAACATTTAAAACAGGATAATCCGGAGATTATTTTTGGCGTTGTCGGCTGTATGGCACAAAAGGAAGGTGAAAAGCTGTTCAAAAGAGCACCGCATATTGATTTTGTATTGGGAACGAATAAAATACATGAATTAAATAATGTTATCAATGAAATAAAAATGTCACGGCATCATTTGACGGAATTGGCACCATCAGATGGAGGAACGCCGGAAGAGGTACTGCCGCCTGACCGTGGTGATCTATCTGTATGGGTACCGATTACATATGGTTGTAATAATTTTTGCACATATTGCATAGTACCTTATGTGCGTGGTAGGGAACACAGCCGTCCGATGCAGGCTGTAATTGACGAGGTCAAAAATTATAGTAAAAATGGTGTTAAAGAAATAACTTTGTTGGGACAAAATGTAAACTCATATGGTAAAGATTTGGTAAATGTAGATTTTGCCGATCTTTTATACAATCTTGATAAAATAGATGGTATAGAACGGATACGCTATATGACATCACATCCGCGTGATTTGAATGATAAAGTAATTGATACGATTAAAAATAGCCGTCATGTTTGTACTCATTTTCATCTGCCGGTACAGCATGGCAGTGACCGTATTTTAAAGGCGATGAACCGTGGTTATACAATTGAGTATTATCGGGAATTAGTGGAAAAAGTACGGACAGCAGTACCTGATTGCAGTTTGACTACAGATATTATAGTTGGTTTCCCCGGAGAAACAGAGGAAGATTTTTCCCAGATGCTTAATTTTATCAAGGATATTCGTTACGATGCGGCTTATACTTTTTTATATTCCAAGCGGTCAGGTACTCCGGCGGCTACTATGGATAATCAGGTGGCTGAGGATGTCAAAAAGCAGCGTTTGAACAAACTTATGTCTGTTCAGAATAATATTAGCCTGTCCATAAATGAAACATTTGTGGGTAAATGTGTTGAAGTCATGGTAGAAGGACCCAGCCGTACTGATGCGAATGTCTATACAGGGCGGACATCAACCAATAAAATTGTTCTGTGGCAAAAAGAAGGACAGGAAAAGCAGGGTGATTTGCTGACAGTTAAAATTACCCATCCGCAGACATGGATATTAAAGGGTGAAGCGCAATATGACAAGCAATAA
- the mutS gene encoding DNA mismatch repair protein MutS, producing the protein MTSNKGAEENKKTLETTPMMQQYYEMKKQSGEAILFFRLGDFYEMFNDDAQTASRELELTLTSRSKMPMCGIPYHAAENYINKLINKGYKVAICEQIGDPKAKGLTKREIIKIVTPGTVMNESALPGVLNNYIALIYEEDNILILAGADISTGECFYGIYKGADRVQILCDELYRLMMSELLLTESLSCREKLLEFLTLRMPKCVITDIKHLSDTVEDRIIEHFDADNRPRQEGAKKAIATLLDYLHETVKSDLSHLNHLSYIDADSNLVIDTYTLRNLEITHNLRDGGKKGTLFSVLDFTRTAMGSRKLSKWLEYPLLDRYKIEQRLDAVDELVNDFSRRTQIHELLKDIYDFERLLTRVEVGSANARDMLALKKSLYTLPAIKKSLINVKTTLLQEIDSNINTYESLVDLLERAIADNPGFLLRDGGIIKDGFDKELDEYRTLASDSRSLLQKMEEEQRQSTGIKSLKISYNKVFGYFIEIRKSNISQVPENYIRKQTLVNTERYITPELKEFETKILGAQEKTLQIEYRLFIEVREKVKKHIESIQKTAQSIAVLDVITSFAEAAVQYNYIRPSISGDGKIIIYDGRHPLIERILKKDLFVPNDTLLDNYKNEILIITGPNMAGKSTYMRQTALLTLMAQAGSFIPARKAIISPVDRIFTRIGASDDLASGQSTFMVEMNEVAHILKYATKNSLIILDEIGRGTSTFDGMSIARAVIEYIRDKTAAKTLFATHYHELTDLADDKHIKNYCVAVKEKGSKVVFLRRIVSGSADKSYGIHVAKLAGLPKSVTERADKILAGLETNDLSMYQANSKTKAKSNSQNKSSDNVEMDNLFASTLSGELLKLDVTTMTPLEAMNTLYKLQQQAKKEAGQL; encoded by the coding sequence ATGACAAGCAATAAAGGAGCCGAAGAAAACAAGAAAACATTGGAAACTACACCAATGATGCAGCAGTATTATGAAATGAAAAAACAATCGGGGGAAGCTATATTGTTTTTTCGTCTGGGCGATTTTTATGAAATGTTTAATGATGATGCCCAGACTGCATCGAGGGAATTAGAGTTAACACTGACTTCACGCAGTAAAATGCCAATGTGCGGCATTCCCTATCATGCGGCGGAAAATTATATAAATAAATTAATAAATAAAGGCTATAAGGTCGCTATATGTGAACAGATAGGTGATCCGAAGGCAAAGGGCCTTACTAAGCGGGAAATTATAAAAATAGTTACACCGGGAACGGTAATGAATGAATCGGCATTGCCTGGAGTGCTGAATAACTATATTGCATTGATATATGAAGAAGATAATATATTGATTTTAGCAGGGGCTGATATTTCAACAGGTGAATGTTTTTATGGTATTTATAAAGGGGCAGATCGGGTTCAGATATTATGTGATGAACTATACCGTTTAATGATGTCAGAACTTTTACTGACAGAAAGTTTATCATGCCGGGAAAAATTATTGGAATTTTTGACATTGCGTATGCCTAAATGTGTAATTACGGATATTAAACATTTATCGGATACTGTAGAGGACCGGATAATAGAGCATTTTGATGCGGATAATCGTCCCCGGCAAGAAGGTGCTAAAAAAGCTATAGCGACATTACTGGATTATCTGCATGAAACAGTAAAAAGCGATCTGAGTCATTTGAATCATCTATCATATATTGATGCGGATTCAAACCTTGTTATTGATACGTATACGCTGCGAAATTTAGAAATAACACATAATTTGCGTGATGGAGGGAAAAAGGGAACGCTGTTTTCAGTACTTGATTTCACGCGGACAGCTATGGGAAGCCGCAAGCTTTCAAAATGGTTGGAATATCCGCTGCTTGACAGATATAAAATTGAACAGAGATTGGATGCAGTGGATGAACTTGTAAATGACTTTTCGCGCCGTACGCAGATTCATGAGCTGCTAAAAGATATTTATGATTTTGAACGTTTATTGACAAGGGTAGAAGTCGGCAGTGCCAATGCACGTGATATGCTGGCTTTAAAAAAGTCGTTATATACGCTGCCGGCAATAAAGAAATCGCTTATAAATGTGAAAACTACTTTGCTGCAGGAAATAGATAGTAATATAAATACGTATGAATCGCTGGTAGATTTATTGGAAAGAGCAATAGCTGATAATCCTGGTTTTTTGTTGCGGGATGGCGGTATAATAAAGGATGGTTTTGATAAAGAGCTTGATGAATATCGCACGCTCGCTTCTGACAGCCGGTCCTTACTGCAGAAAATGGAAGAAGAACAGCGGCAGTCTACAGGAATAAAATCACTTAAAATTAGCTATAATAAAGTTTTTGGGTATTTTATTGAAATAAGGAAAAGCAATATTAGTCAGGTACCGGAAAATTATATACGCAAACAGACGCTGGTAAATACAGAAAGATATATTACACCTGAATTAAAAGAATTTGAAACTAAAATATTGGGGGCACAGGAAAAAACTTTACAAATAGAATATCGTCTGTTTATCGAAGTAAGGGAAAAAGTAAAAAAACATATAGAAAGTATCCAGAAAACAGCGCAGAGTATTGCTGTCCTTGATGTTATTACTTCCTTTGCTGAAGCTGCCGTGCAGTATAATTATATACGACCCTCTATTAGCGGTGATGGAAAGATAATAATTTATGATGGACGGCATCCACTGATTGAAAGAATATTGAAGAAAGATCTTTTTGTGCCTAATGATACGCTTCTTGATAATTATAAAAATGAAATATTGATAATAACAGGGCCTAATATGGCGGGCAAATCAACCTATATGCGGCAGACGGCATTGCTTACGCTGATGGCACAAGCGGGCAGTTTTATACCTGCGCGAAAAGCGATTATTTCACCTGTTGACAGGATATTTACCCGTATAGGGGCTAGTGATGATCTGGCTAGCGGGCAGAGTACTTTTATGGTTGAAATGAACGAGGTAGCACATATTCTAAAGTATGCAACTAAAAACAGCTTGATTATTCTTGATGAAATAGGGCGGGGAACAAGTACGTTTGATGGAATGAGTATTGCTCGGGCAGTAATTGAATATATACGTGACAAAACGGCAGCAAAAACATTGTTTGCTACTCATTATCATGAACTTACTGATTTGGCAGATGATAAGCATATAAAAAATTATTGTGTTGCTGTTAAAGAAAAGGGCAGTAAGGTTGTATTTCTAAGGCGCATAGTGAGCGGCAGTGCTGATAAATCTTATGGTATACATGTGGCGAAGCTTGCAGGCCTGCCGAAAAGTGTGACGGAACGGGCGGATAAAATATTAGCAGGTTTGGAAACGAATGATTTATCAATGTATCAAGCTAATAGTAAAACAAAAGCAAAAAGCAATAGTCAAAATAAGTCGAGTGATAATGTTGAAATGGACAATTTGTTTGCTTCGACATTAAGTGGTGAATTGTTAAAGCTCGATGTAACGACAATGACCCCATTGGAAGCGATGAATACTTTATATAAGTTACAACAGCAGGCGAAGAAGGAGGCTGGACAATTATGA
- the mutL gene encoding DNA mismatch repair endonuclease MutL — protein MSNIHVLDENTINKIAAGEVVERPSSVVKELMENAIDAQSDKIEVEIMAGGTSFIRISDNGIGMSREDVQVAILRHATSKIAAVNDLEKISTLGFRGEALPSIAAVSRFSILTRQAHSELGTSVKIVGGHLDNIEDAGCNIGTNIKVEDLFFNTPARKKFLKTNNTESNRINDYVIKLAFSNPQIAVKFINNSKFTLTTPGNGSLKDAITSVYGRTVGEQLLPLDLDNSSVKVSGFITKPAVIRSSRTWQTFIVNGRIINNRMISKAIDNAYHSLLPKSGYPLVVLCLEVPSDSIDINVHPQKIEIKFADEGHIFKAVYKAIIDAVRPSGTENNLNTFAAPANYIKPHYEETPLNNGSFSRQGEKSSVPVQFKKSMDYGKIRSSYNNMNVKENTADFTIAKEQVYAIKNAATLSQNMNEENILSERAVDNEAVPAGNLVPMGQIDLCYIIAQGEDGMYIIDQHAAHERILYDKFGLAKDRVVSQPLLVHLLLDLAPFEYELLEKNQKILYDLGFRVEAAGPQQFRLSEIPADIPTKDAENTIREILASLNEMHTPTPQEIRHSCLATAACRAAIKAGDKLTVQQMKIILDELANTRLPYTCPHGRPTIIKFTHRDLAKMFKRIQ, from the coding sequence ATGAGTAACATCCATGTGCTTGATGAAAATACGATAAATAAAATTGCGGCCGGTGAAGTGGTAGAACGGCCGTCTTCTGTAGTAAAAGAGCTCATGGAAAATGCCATTGATGCGCAGTCGGATAAAATAGAAGTTGAAATTATGGCTGGCGGAACCAGCTTCATACGTATCAGTGATAATGGTATCGGAATGAGTAGGGAAGATGTGCAGGTTGCGATACTGCGGCACGCTACGAGTAAGATAGCAGCAGTCAATGACTTGGAAAAAATTTCCACATTAGGGTTCAGGGGTGAAGCACTGCCTTCAATTGCGGCAGTATCAAGGTTTTCTATACTGACTAGACAGGCGCATAGTGAACTTGGCACCAGCGTAAAAATAGTTGGCGGTCATCTTGATAATATTGAGGATGCTGGTTGTAATATAGGAACAAACATCAAGGTAGAAGATTTATTTTTTAATACTCCGGCCAGAAAGAAATTTTTAAAGACAAATAATACTGAGTCGAACCGGATAAATGATTATGTGATAAAACTAGCTTTTTCTAATCCGCAGATCGCGGTAAAATTTATTAACAATAGTAAGTTTACCTTGACTACGCCAGGAAATGGCTCTTTGAAAGATGCCATTACCAGTGTTTATGGCAGAACTGTTGGGGAGCAGCTTTTACCATTGGACCTGGATAATAGCAGTGTAAAAGTCAGCGGTTTTATTACGAAGCCAGCAGTAATAAGAAGCAGCCGTACATGGCAGACTTTTATAGTAAATGGACGTATTATTAATAATAGGATGATAAGTAAGGCTATTGATAATGCGTATCATTCATTGCTGCCAAAATCGGGTTATCCATTGGTTGTGCTGTGCTTAGAAGTACCTTCTGATAGTATAGATATAAATGTACATCCCCAGAAAATAGAAATAAAATTCGCTGATGAGGGTCATATATTTAAGGCTGTGTATAAGGCTATTATTGATGCGGTGCGTCCTTCCGGTACAGAAAATAATCTTAATACATTTGCTGCTCCGGCTAATTATATAAAACCACATTATGAAGAAACTCCATTAAACAACGGTTCTTTTTCCAGGCAGGGAGAAAAGTCATCAGTCCCCGTACAATTTAAGAAAAGTATGGATTATGGCAAAATACGTAGCTCTTATAATAATATGAATGTAAAAGAAAATACAGCTGATTTTACTATAGCGAAGGAACAAGTCTATGCTATAAAAAATGCTGCTACTTTGTCGCAGAATATGAATGAGGAAAATATTTTGAGTGAAAGGGCAGTGGATAATGAAGCTGTTCCGGCAGGAAATCTGGTGCCGATGGGACAGATCGATTTATGCTATATAATTGCCCAAGGGGAAGATGGTATGTATATCATTGATCAGCATGCTGCCCATGAGCGGATATTATATGATAAGTTTGGATTGGCGAAAGATCGTGTAGTTTCACAGCCGCTTTTGGTTCATTTACTTTTAGATCTAGCACCATTTGAATATGAGCTTTTAGAAAAGAATCAAAAGATATTATATGATTTAGGATTCCGTGTAGAAGCTGCCGGGCCACAGCAATTCCGATTGAGTGAAATACCGGCGGATATTCCAACTAAGGATGCCGAAAATACCATAAGGGAAATTTTGGCTTCACTCAATGAAATGCATACACCTACGCCTCAGGAAATACGGCATTCTTGTCTGGCTACAGCAGCATGTCGTGCAGCAATAAAGGCCGGTGATAAATTGACAGTTCAGCAAATGAAAATTATTTTGGATGAACTGGCTAATACTAGATTGCCTTATACATGTCCGCATGGTCGGCCGACAATTATAAAATTCACTCATCGGGATCTGGCAAAAATGTTTAAGCGAATACAATAA
- a CDS encoding class I SAM-dependent methyltransferase, whose protein sequence is MKNIFITTGRKTDEVCFKKAKEIAAEKHIDFVSRTGKSLDKLSAEKNCDMVLLVKKDRLTIKTPGGELFFHPSMAQLRLKRLLKHEPDHMVEAMGLRMGMTVLDCTLGFASDAVISAFISGTKVIGLESNLAVSIVVADGLKHYKSDIEDLQNAMHNIEVINTDCKEYLAAMPDKSVDVVYFDPMFRYPLKKSVSLQPLRGLANREAVDIGSIRQACRVARCRVVMKENSKSSEFKRLGFNKTCGGRYSSVRYGIIDLLK, encoded by the coding sequence ATGAAGAATATTTTTATAACGACAGGACGAAAGACGGATGAAGTTTGTTTTAAAAAGGCAAAAGAAATAGCAGCGGAGAAACATATAGATTTTGTTTCACGGACGGGTAAGTCTTTGGATAAATTGTCAGCAGAAAAGAATTGTGATATGGTACTCCTGGTGAAAAAAGATAGATTAACTATAAAAACACCGGGCGGAGAGTTGTTTTTCCATCCCAGTATGGCACAATTAAGGCTAAAAAGGTTGCTGAAACATGAACCTGATCATATGGTTGAAGCTATGGGATTAAGAATGGGAATGACAGTACTGGACTGTACATTGGGATTTGCTTCGGATGCGGTGATAAGTGCGTTTATCAGTGGAACAAAAGTAATTGGGTTGGAAAGTAATCTTGCTGTATCAATAGTAGTGGCAGATGGATTAAAACACTATAAATCTGATATAGAGGATTTACAAAATGCTATGCATAATATTGAGGTTATAAATACTGATTGTAAAGAATATTTGGCGGCAATGCCGGATAAAAGTGTAGATGTTGTATATTTTGATCCGATGTTTCGCTATCCGTTAAAAAAAAGTGTTAGTTTACAGCCGTTGCGTGGTTTGGCGAATAGGGAAGCTGTTGATATTGGAAGTATACGTCAGGCGTGTCGTGTTGCTCGCTGTCGGGTGGTTATGAAAGAAAACAGTAAAAGCAGCGAATTTAAAAGATTAGGATTTAATAAAACCTGTGGCGGCCGTTACAGCAGTGTCCGCTATGGGATAATTGATTTACTAAAATAA
- a CDS encoding pro-sigmaK processing inhibitor BofA family protein produces the protein MLNANLIIAFCIGLLILCLITKVFSLSIKVLWKLIYNSIFGAVCLWLVNFVFGLAIPIKFVTALIAGILGIPGVLLVIIYYLIR, from the coding sequence ATGTTAAATGCAAATTTGATAATAGCTTTTTGTATCGGACTATTAATATTATGTCTGATAACAAAAGTTTTTTCGTTGTCTATCAAGGTTTTATGGAAACTTATCTATAACAGCATTTTTGGGGCAGTTTGCCTCTGGCTGGTCAATTTCGTTTTTGGATTAGCAATTCCTATAAAATTTGTTACTGCCCTCATAGCAGGTATTCTGGGTATTCCGGGAGTATTATTGGTCATCATTTACTACCTGATACGCTAA
- the recR gene encoding recombination mediator RecR yields the protein MQYIEPLAKLIEHLRTLPGIGAKTATRLAYHIIDMEPSKAKALANAIIEAKEKIGFCNTCFNISDVNPCRICSSPNRDHSVICVVEQPRDVAAMERMRDYKGVYHVLHGVLSPLEGIGPENIKVRELLLRLQTTKVKELIMATNPNVEGEATAMYIAKLVKPSGIKVSRIAHGLPIGGDLEYADEVTLSKALENRHEI from the coding sequence ATGCAGTATATTGAACCACTGGCTAAATTGATCGAGCATCTTCGTACTTTGCCGGGGATAGGGGCAAAAACAGCTACCCGTCTGGCTTACCATATAATAGATATGGAACCGTCCAAGGCTAAAGCTTTGGCTAACGCCATAATCGAAGCAAAGGAAAAGATAGGTTTTTGCAACACTTGCTTTAATATAAGCGATGTTAATCCCTGCCGGATCTGTTCTTCCCCCAACCGGGATCATTCTGTAATCTGTGTCGTAGAGCAGCCACGTGATGTTGCGGCGATGGAAAGAATGCGTGATTATAAGGGAGTCTACCATGTTCTCCATGGTGTCTTATCCCCTCTTGAAGGCATTGGACCGGAAAATATAAAAGTACGTGAGCTTTTATTACGTTTACAAACGACCAAGGTAAAAGAATTAATAATGGCAACTAATCCTAATGTTGAAGGAGAAGCCACAGCCATGTATATTGCTAAGCTTGTAAAACCTTCAGGCATAAAAGTTTCCCGTATTGCTCATGGACTTCCCATAGGCGGGGATTTAGAATATGCTGACGAAGTAACATTATCTAAAGCTCTAGAAAACCGCCATGAAATTTAG
- a CDS encoding YbaB/EbfC family nucleoid-associated protein translates to MFNPMGGNMAGMMKKVQKLQQEMAQMQNELKKKTVDVSSGGGVVKVIMNGEKQVVSLTIDPSAVDPEDVEMLQDLISAAINEAVKKVDEMMSSEMGKLTNGLNLPPGMF, encoded by the coding sequence ATGTTCAATCCTATGGGCGGCAACATGGCCGGTATGATGAAAAAGGTCCAAAAGCTGCAGCAGGAAATGGCCCAAATGCAGAATGAATTAAAGAAAAAAACCGTTGACGTATCAAGTGGCGGCGGTGTTGTAAAAGTTATTATGAATGGGGAAAAACAGGTTGTTTCCCTCACAATAGACCCTTCAGCAGTAGATCCTGAAGATGTTGAAATGCTGCAGGATCTTATTTCAGCGGCAATAAATGAAGCTGTAAAAAAAGTCGATGAAATGATGTCATCAGAAATGGGTAAATTAACCAACGGTCTCAATCTTCCCCCAGGGATGTTTTAA
- a CDS encoding histidine kinase N-terminal 7TM domain-containing diguanylate cyclase → MSFLILASVCIMAWNKKNIKLAKSIFFLSLSAAIYSFGYTCELSSNTLNAIKFWLHIENIGAPFIPTAWVILALQHTNLNFKYDKMLNAFLLTMSSITFILGSTTEIHHLYYKAVYLNPAAPFSTALIIPGIWYHVHDIFNNLAILTGNIIYIIFWRKSAYPQNQQALIFLLGSLFPWIVEIIYICGYIPWGLDPSPATFIVPGILYGWAIFSLNLFEIAPLAQKVIFQTLSDAILVFDAKGHLATFNFSCKKLFLYLTKKHINALGLTIFYNNPQICQLIQKDSDKVLITDINDKTYHIKRTNLINYDKSVGFMLILHDITYFSDKLNSLQIKASTDPLTGISNRAKLNEDIAKLLAKTTEENISIALLIIDIDHFKTINDTFGHTVGDTILKIFSSTCKNNLRKNDILGRYGGDEFIIILSPSDPSAAFKTAEKIRSVTAAKKIIINSHNNIKITVSIGITVTNIQEPFSDINTLIKQADTALYEAKKLGRNNVKLYTGEQSEQ, encoded by the coding sequence ATGAGTTTTTTAATCCTTGCCAGTGTCTGTATAATGGCCTGGAATAAAAAAAATATCAAATTAGCCAAAAGTATTTTCTTCCTATCTTTATCAGCTGCTATATATTCCTTTGGTTATACATGTGAACTTTCCAGTAATACTTTAAATGCTATAAAATTTTGGCTGCACATTGAAAACATAGGTGCCCCTTTTATTCCAACTGCATGGGTAATTCTAGCACTCCAGCACACAAACTTAAATTTCAAATATGATAAAATGTTAAACGCCTTTCTGCTGACCATGTCTTCAATCACTTTTATATTGGGTAGCACTACCGAAATACACCACCTTTATTACAAGGCTGTATATTTAAATCCCGCTGCCCCTTTTTCTACCGCATTGATAATTCCAGGAATATGGTATCATGTCCATGATATTTTTAATAATCTGGCAATTTTAACAGGAAATATTATTTATATAATATTTTGGAGAAAATCTGCTTATCCACAAAACCAACAGGCTTTAATATTTCTTTTAGGCTCTTTATTTCCCTGGATCGTTGAAATAATTTATATTTGTGGCTATATTCCCTGGGGACTTGATCCCTCCCCCGCCACTTTTATTGTACCAGGCATATTATACGGCTGGGCTATATTTAGTCTTAATCTTTTTGAAATTGCGCCCCTTGCCCAAAAAGTAATATTCCAAACTTTATCTGATGCTATATTGGTTTTCGACGCAAAGGGTCACTTGGCCACTTTCAACTTTTCCTGTAAAAAATTATTTTTGTACCTGACAAAAAAACATATCAACGCACTGGGACTTACTATATTTTATAATAACCCACAAATTTGTCAACTGATCCAAAAAGACTCCGACAAAGTCCTTATTACTGATATAAACGATAAAACCTACCATATAAAACGCACTAACTTAATAAATTATGATAAATCAGTTGGATTTATGCTAATCCTACACGATATCACATATTTTTCTGACAAACTTAATTCACTGCAAATAAAAGCCTCTACTGACCCCCTGACAGGAATTTCCAACAGAGCAAAACTAAATGAAGATATCGCAAAATTATTGGCAAAAACCACCGAAGAAAATATCAGTATAGCACTTCTTATCATTGACATTGATCATTTTAAAACTATCAATGATACCTTTGGTCATACAGTTGGAGATACTATCTTAAAAATATTTTCCTCCACTTGTAAAAATAATTTGCGTAAAAACGACATTTTAGGCCGCTATGGCGGTGATGAATTTATAATTATTCTATCGCCCTCTGACCCTTCGGCAGCTTTTAAAACTGCAGAAAAAATCCGGTCTGTCACCGCCGCTAAAAAAATCATCATTAATTCCCATAACAATATAAAAATAACTGTGAGCATCGGTATCACAGTGACTAATATACAAGAACCATTCTCTGACATAAACACCTTGATAAAACAAGCTGATACAGCATTATATGAAGCTAAAAAACTTGGCCGTAACAACGTCAAATTATATACAGGTGAACAATCCGAACAATGA